In Zingiber officinale cultivar Zhangliang chromosome 8B, Zo_v1.1, whole genome shotgun sequence, a single genomic region encodes these proteins:
- the LOC122014565 gene encoding uncharacterized protein LOC122014565 isoform X1 — protein MEASLKELLDEGKESLPRTDNKEDSDICSHFTIRGYVAGVRERDVKTCWPLFMPYNESCKKTTNKLPPLHVFNFKRWNCVNCLHTISTSEDVTGKADLRVLENKEKKKEKSLIFLSSNSKRSFSDQKHFSENTIPGERLLPGSSNNISHVAFNSDLCHRKQPNQTITKDVPTGLQKCLYRNFRSKENQNWLCKPTSVVAGDEFQAGRDLRRNTVIIKDKWLSAFLYHDASHTVCDKPNGGANVGGPDVFLKLSGTDLTDQRDSEGVTIKTKAIVKSDSKPKECKMFEVQFGASEDNVVTPVAGNMFVHDLVNLEQRNLEASYCKMGLSNSKNRGPLQDSVSSDSLGKVNHKKVRKLRFIEDIMKTEELHISKKIRTFKGHGETCGVDKNHRFDASKCEGQLGDLNCSSYNDGLEVNQNKEEELSLIHWLKKVSKKFVTNDSQRKKALAEKEYVEIKEKKNSAGISHSRYNDNDADPLQQGFKVDKRNKKHIVEKENKVLLVKSRDNCFIQQQKDWVCRGAIMKKIHTGHAVHKMGRIHSTNNLLPFLGNVGNSSEKRARRKMVSHVESRDSSQVKWSEKEIVKKRKISTTVDKETLDDIPMDIVELLAKNQHERNLVNTDVTCKNKHELSMAQGEIRHGYESYVSGHCEDKVSNAKYKSYSNPNDIGYDIPTASCSTQNAECGGSKSEHRKQILIDLNQQATEFMTIPQYDGHQSYATDDSKKIYPSQSSSWDQMRLHNLESYQTYQGFSVPCSSRATHHVLSSPLIGRKYSTDMGNIDPCCNHGKMIPSDSLFDRSQKTVPQESEVSERMNLIGSYFVSGGGPSWQSTNGTQMARSYCMDGRNRLHSGSMVPMELHTNETVPALHLLRLVDQAAHPVASWDLNFTGNVQNSLLNQPPEMLGMKVGLKIRETPENPFAAPYSTCDQNDGKSSRPYRPVPRVGDLGSLLQKEIMSQSNYASLGYKDWCYNKLPSCCIGGIEKMHAPSEITKINLSSIVNNKKNTKCGDSFVHKFDMGQASISKMDGLVQSMRHQYVPVNCIINQNPADFSLPDDDNVYMRGSEDQSLICIFPQLESENTFPNRSSWYQTHHDRKKWPVAKLPTVKG, from the exons ATGGAAGCATCATTGAAAGAACTCCTCGATGAGGGAAAAGAATCTCTTCCTAGGACTGATAACAAGGAAGATTCAGACATTTGCAGTCATTTTACAATTCG TGGTTACGTTGCTGGTGTTCGGGAAAGAGATGTAAAAACCTGTTGGCCATTATTTATGCCCTACAATGAAAGTTGTAAGAAAACTACAAACAAGCTACCTCCATTACATGTTTTCAATTTCAAGCGATGGAATTGTGTGAACTGTCTTCATACAATTAGCACCTCTGAAGATGTAACTGGAAAAGCTGACTTGAGGGTACTTgagaataaagaaaaaaagaaagaaaaatccttaatttttttaagttccaATTCAAAAAGATCATTTTCTGATCAAAAGCATTTTTCTGAAAATACCATACCTGGAGAGAGACTTCTGCCAGGTTCTTCTAATAACATCAGCCATGTTGCGTTCAATTCAGATCTGTGTCACAGAAAGCAACCGAACCAAACCATAACAAAAGATGTGCCAACGG GTCTCCAAAAATGCCTATATAGGAATTTTAGATCCAAAGAGAATCAAAATTGGTTATGTAAACCTACCTCTGTTGTGGCAGGAGATGAATTTCAAGCCGGAAGAGATCTAAGAAGGAATACAGTTATCATCAAAGACAAATGGTTGTCTGCTTTTCTTTATCATGATGCTTCTCATACTGTCTGTGACAAACCAAACGGAGGTGCTAATGTTGGAGGTCCTGATGTATTTCTGAAATTAAGTGGTACTGATCTCACGGATCAGAGAGACAGTGAAGGAGTTACTATTAAAACAAAAGCAATTGTAAAATCTGACAGCAAACCCAAAGAATGTAAGATGTTTGAGGTTCAATTTGGTGCTTCAGAAGATAATGTTGTAACTCCTGTTGCAGGCAACATGTTTGTTCATGATTTGGTGAATTTAGAGCAGAGAAATCTTGAAGCATCATATTGTAAAATGGGTTTGTCGAATAGTAAGAACCGCGGTCCACTTCAGGACAGTGTGTCTAGTGATTCACTTGGAAAAGTGAACCATAAAAAGGTCCGAAAGCTACGCTTTATTGAGGATATTATGAAAACTGAAGAGTTGCACATATCTAAGAAGATTCGCACTTTCAAAGGACATGGAGAAACATGTGGTGTAGATAAAAACCATAGATTTGATGCATCAAAGTGTGAAGGTCAACTTGGAGACCTAAATTGCAGTTCTTATAATGATGGTTTAGAAGTTAATCAGAACAAAGAGGAGGAACTTTCTCTGATACATTGGCTTAAGAAGGTTTCAAAGAAATTTGTCACTAATGATTCCCAGAGAAAGAAAGCTCTGGCTGAAAAAGAATATGTTGAAATTAAGGAGAAGAAGAATAGTGCTGGGATATCCCACAGTAGATATAATGACAATGATGCAGATCCCCTTCAGCAAGGTTTCAAAGTAGATAAACGTAACAAAAAGCATATTGTTGAAAAGGAAAATAAGGTACTTTTAGTAAAATCAAGGGACAATTGCTTCATTCAACAACAAAAAGATTGGGTTTGTAGAGGTGCAATAATGAAAAAGATTCATACTGGACATGCTGTTCATAAAATGGGAAGAATACATTCTACAAATAACTTACTACCTTTTCTAGGAAATGTAGGCAATAGTAGTGAGAAAAGGGCTAGAAGGAAAATGGTGTCTCATGTCGAGAGCAGAGATTCTTCCCAAGTAAAATGGTCAGAG AAAGAAATTGTTAAGAAACGAAAGATTTCAACAACAGTTGACAAGGAAACTCTTGATGATATTCCGATGGACATTGTTGAACTCTTAGCAAAAAACCAGCATGAAAGAAATTTAGTGAATACTGATGTCACTTGTAAGAACAAACACGAATTATCAATGGCACAAGGTGAGATACGGCATGGATATGAATCATATGTTTCAGGACATTGTGAAGACAaggtttcaaatgcaaagtataaGAGCTATTCCAATCCTAATGATATAGGATATGATATCCCTACTGCTTCCTGCAGTACTCAGAATGCTGAATGTGGAGGCAGCAAATCTGAGCATAGGAAGCAAATCCTTATTGATCTTAATCAGCAAGCTACGGAGTTTATGACAATTCCTCAATATGATGGACACCAATCATATGCAACTGACGATTCTAAGAAAATCTACCCTTCTCAAAGTTCTTCATGGGACCAAATGAGGCTACACAATTTGGAATCATACCAAACATATCAGGGATTTTCTGTTCCGTGTTCAAGCAGAGCTACACATCATGTTTTGTCATCACCATTGATAGGAAGAAAATATAGCACTGACATGGGGAACATTGATCCTTGTTGTAATCATGGGAAAATGATTCCTTCTGATTCATTGTTTGATAGAAGTCAGAAGACAGTTCCTCAAGAGTCTGAGGTTTCTGAAAGAATGAATCTCATAGGCTCCTATTTTGTAAGTGGGGGAGGACCATCCTGGCAATCAACAAACGGAACTCAAATGGCCAGATCATATTGTATGGATGGAAGAAATAGGCTTCATTCAGGAAGTATGGTTCCCATGGAGTTGCATACCAATGAAACTGTTCCAGCACTGCATTTGCTTAGGCTAGTTGATCAGGCAGCTCATCCAGTTGCCTCATGGGATTTAAACTTCACAGGAAATGTCCAAAATTCTTTGTTAAATCAACCCCCTGAGATGCTTGGTATGAAAGTTGGTCTCAAAATTAGAGAGACACCTGAAAATCCATTTGCAGCTCCATACTCTACTTGTGATCAAAATGATGGAAAATCGAGCAGACCTTATCGCCCAGTTCCCAGAGTAGGCGATCTTGGGTCTTTGCTACAAAAAGAGATCATGTCTCAATCAAACTATGCATCATTGGGTTATAAAGATTGGTGTTATAATAAACTGCCATCTTGCTGCATCggtgggatagagaaaatgcatGCCCCTTCAGAAATTACCAAGATCAATCTCTCGTCCATTGTAAATAACAAGAAGAATACAAAATGTGgtgattcttttgtacataaaTTTGACATGGGTCAGGCCTCGATCAGCAAAATGGATGGACTAGTCCAGTCAATGAGGCATCAATATGTTCCTGTAAACTGCATTATCAACCAAAACCCTGCTGACTTCAGCCTACCTGATGATGACAATGTTTACATGCGAGGAAGTGAGGATCAAAGCCTTATATGCATATTTCCCCAGCTCGAAAGTGAAAACACCTTTCCAAACAGAAGCTCGTGGTACCAAACTCATCATGATAGGAAGAAGTGGCCAGTTGCCAAGCTACCCACTGTTAAGGGGTGA
- the LOC122014565 gene encoding uncharacterized protein LOC122014565 isoform X2, with protein sequence MEASLKELLDEGKESLPRTDNKEDSDICSHFTIRGYVAGVRERDVKTCWPLFMPYNESCKKTTNKLPPLHVFNFKRWNCVNCLHTISTSEDVTGKADLRVLENKEKKKEKSLIFLSSNSKRSFSDQKHFSENTIPGERLLPGSSNNISHVAFNSDLCHRKQPNQTITKDVPTGLQKCLYRNFRSKENQNWLCKPTSVVAGDEFQAGRDLRRNTVIIKDKWLSAFLYHDASHTVCDKPNGGANVGGPDVFLKLSGTDLTDQRDSEGVTIKTKAIVKSDSKPKECKMFEVQFGASEDNVVTPVAGNMFVHDLVNLEQRNLEASYCKMGLSNSKNRGPLQDSVSSDSLGKVNHKKVRKLRFIEDIMKTEELHISKKIRTFKGHGETCGVDKNHRFDASKCEGQLGDLNCSSYNDGLEVNQNKEEELSLIHWLKKVSKKFVTNDSQRKKALAEKEYVEIKEKKNSAGISHSRYNDNDADPLQQGFKVDKRNKKHIVEKENKKEIVKKRKISTTVDKETLDDIPMDIVELLAKNQHERNLVNTDVTCKNKHELSMAQGEIRHGYESYVSGHCEDKVSNAKYKSYSNPNDIGYDIPTASCSTQNAECGGSKSEHRKQILIDLNQQATEFMTIPQYDGHQSYATDDSKKIYPSQSSSWDQMRLHNLESYQTYQGFSVPCSSRATHHVLSSPLIGRKYSTDMGNIDPCCNHGKMIPSDSLFDRSQKTVPQESEVSERMNLIGSYFVSGGGPSWQSTNGTQMARSYCMDGRNRLHSGSMVPMELHTNETVPALHLLRLVDQAAHPVASWDLNFTGNVQNSLLNQPPEMLGMKVGLKIRETPENPFAAPYSTCDQNDGKSSRPYRPVPRVGDLGSLLQKEIMSQSNYASLGYKDWCYNKLPSCCIGGIEKMHAPSEITKINLSSIVNNKKNTKCGDSFVHKFDMGQASISKMDGLVQSMRHQYVPVNCIINQNPADFSLPDDDNVYMRGSEDQSLICIFPQLESENTFPNRSSWYQTHHDRKKWPVAKLPTVKG encoded by the exons ATGGAAGCATCATTGAAAGAACTCCTCGATGAGGGAAAAGAATCTCTTCCTAGGACTGATAACAAGGAAGATTCAGACATTTGCAGTCATTTTACAATTCG TGGTTACGTTGCTGGTGTTCGGGAAAGAGATGTAAAAACCTGTTGGCCATTATTTATGCCCTACAATGAAAGTTGTAAGAAAACTACAAACAAGCTACCTCCATTACATGTTTTCAATTTCAAGCGATGGAATTGTGTGAACTGTCTTCATACAATTAGCACCTCTGAAGATGTAACTGGAAAAGCTGACTTGAGGGTACTTgagaataaagaaaaaaagaaagaaaaatccttaatttttttaagttccaATTCAAAAAGATCATTTTCTGATCAAAAGCATTTTTCTGAAAATACCATACCTGGAGAGAGACTTCTGCCAGGTTCTTCTAATAACATCAGCCATGTTGCGTTCAATTCAGATCTGTGTCACAGAAAGCAACCGAACCAAACCATAACAAAAGATGTGCCAACGG GTCTCCAAAAATGCCTATATAGGAATTTTAGATCCAAAGAGAATCAAAATTGGTTATGTAAACCTACCTCTGTTGTGGCAGGAGATGAATTTCAAGCCGGAAGAGATCTAAGAAGGAATACAGTTATCATCAAAGACAAATGGTTGTCTGCTTTTCTTTATCATGATGCTTCTCATACTGTCTGTGACAAACCAAACGGAGGTGCTAATGTTGGAGGTCCTGATGTATTTCTGAAATTAAGTGGTACTGATCTCACGGATCAGAGAGACAGTGAAGGAGTTACTATTAAAACAAAAGCAATTGTAAAATCTGACAGCAAACCCAAAGAATGTAAGATGTTTGAGGTTCAATTTGGTGCTTCAGAAGATAATGTTGTAACTCCTGTTGCAGGCAACATGTTTGTTCATGATTTGGTGAATTTAGAGCAGAGAAATCTTGAAGCATCATATTGTAAAATGGGTTTGTCGAATAGTAAGAACCGCGGTCCACTTCAGGACAGTGTGTCTAGTGATTCACTTGGAAAAGTGAACCATAAAAAGGTCCGAAAGCTACGCTTTATTGAGGATATTATGAAAACTGAAGAGTTGCACATATCTAAGAAGATTCGCACTTTCAAAGGACATGGAGAAACATGTGGTGTAGATAAAAACCATAGATTTGATGCATCAAAGTGTGAAGGTCAACTTGGAGACCTAAATTGCAGTTCTTATAATGATGGTTTAGAAGTTAATCAGAACAAAGAGGAGGAACTTTCTCTGATACATTGGCTTAAGAAGGTTTCAAAGAAATTTGTCACTAATGATTCCCAGAGAAAGAAAGCTCTGGCTGAAAAAGAATATGTTGAAATTAAGGAGAAGAAGAATAGTGCTGGGATATCCCACAGTAGATATAATGACAATGATGCAGATCCCCTTCAGCAAGGTTTCAAAGTAGATAAACGTAACAAAAAGCATATTGTTGAAAAGGAAAATAAG AAAGAAATTGTTAAGAAACGAAAGATTTCAACAACAGTTGACAAGGAAACTCTTGATGATATTCCGATGGACATTGTTGAACTCTTAGCAAAAAACCAGCATGAAAGAAATTTAGTGAATACTGATGTCACTTGTAAGAACAAACACGAATTATCAATGGCACAAGGTGAGATACGGCATGGATATGAATCATATGTTTCAGGACATTGTGAAGACAaggtttcaaatgcaaagtataaGAGCTATTCCAATCCTAATGATATAGGATATGATATCCCTACTGCTTCCTGCAGTACTCAGAATGCTGAATGTGGAGGCAGCAAATCTGAGCATAGGAAGCAAATCCTTATTGATCTTAATCAGCAAGCTACGGAGTTTATGACAATTCCTCAATATGATGGACACCAATCATATGCAACTGACGATTCTAAGAAAATCTACCCTTCTCAAAGTTCTTCATGGGACCAAATGAGGCTACACAATTTGGAATCATACCAAACATATCAGGGATTTTCTGTTCCGTGTTCAAGCAGAGCTACACATCATGTTTTGTCATCACCATTGATAGGAAGAAAATATAGCACTGACATGGGGAACATTGATCCTTGTTGTAATCATGGGAAAATGATTCCTTCTGATTCATTGTTTGATAGAAGTCAGAAGACAGTTCCTCAAGAGTCTGAGGTTTCTGAAAGAATGAATCTCATAGGCTCCTATTTTGTAAGTGGGGGAGGACCATCCTGGCAATCAACAAACGGAACTCAAATGGCCAGATCATATTGTATGGATGGAAGAAATAGGCTTCATTCAGGAAGTATGGTTCCCATGGAGTTGCATACCAATGAAACTGTTCCAGCACTGCATTTGCTTAGGCTAGTTGATCAGGCAGCTCATCCAGTTGCCTCATGGGATTTAAACTTCACAGGAAATGTCCAAAATTCTTTGTTAAATCAACCCCCTGAGATGCTTGGTATGAAAGTTGGTCTCAAAATTAGAGAGACACCTGAAAATCCATTTGCAGCTCCATACTCTACTTGTGATCAAAATGATGGAAAATCGAGCAGACCTTATCGCCCAGTTCCCAGAGTAGGCGATCTTGGGTCTTTGCTACAAAAAGAGATCATGTCTCAATCAAACTATGCATCATTGGGTTATAAAGATTGGTGTTATAATAAACTGCCATCTTGCTGCATCggtgggatagagaaaatgcatGCCCCTTCAGAAATTACCAAGATCAATCTCTCGTCCATTGTAAATAACAAGAAGAATACAAAATGTGgtgattcttttgtacataaaTTTGACATGGGTCAGGCCTCGATCAGCAAAATGGATGGACTAGTCCAGTCAATGAGGCATCAATATGTTCCTGTAAACTGCATTATCAACCAAAACCCTGCTGACTTCAGCCTACCTGATGATGACAATGTTTACATGCGAGGAAGTGAGGATCAAAGCCTTATATGCATATTTCCCCAGCTCGAAAGTGAAAACACCTTTCCAAACAGAAGCTCGTGGTACCAAACTCATCATGATAGGAAGAAGTGGCCAGTTGCCAAGCTACCCACTGTTAAGGGGTGA